From the genome of Brienomyrus brachyistius isolate T26 chromosome 8, BBRACH_0.4, whole genome shotgun sequence, one region includes:
- the LOC125747109 gene encoding leucine-rich repeat-containing protein 15-like — protein MNYQIYILLLPALYDVCLCCSAGKEANKVCYKDSVTKIPETLDSNITSISFFKSKIFTIPPRAFINMSHIENLEFLSTPITTIEAGAFEGLHNLKAIEFISTSITSIPMGAFQDLPSLEKLVLKDNKIKFLEKGLFDGLEKLKELGLNMNEIVSIDEGIFDQLDGLQALHLGRNTITSVSKEMFEKLSKLEIIRLYDNQLSIIPDEIFSNLTNLKEIALQGNKISVLPPKLFHNKPNLKKIYLEDNLLTELPHEIFMNLSSLKTLRLQNNQLVSLPPFLFGMMPNITELDLSENNLAALSKDVFGSIAESKNLDRLKLSRNNLKNLPEGIFDSVSISRVHLEKNPWNCDCKFIPLFQWMKRNKSNIFRFSSLKCASPEHLKGQIIESLKEDQLVCTFTLPPTTTISMFNTT, from the coding sequence ATGAATTATCAAATCTACATTCTCCTTCTGCCTGCGTTGTATGACGTGTGCCTGTGTTGTTCAGCTGGAAAAGAGGCCAATAAAGTTTGCTATAAGGACTCGGTAACCAAAATCCCAGAGACTTTGGACAGCAACATCACTAGTATATCCtttttcaaaagcaaaataTTCACCATTCCGCCAAGAGCTTTTATCAATATGTCTCACATAGAGAATCTGGAATTCCTTTCTACTCCTATCACAACCATCGAGGCAGGTGCATTTGAAGGTTTACATAACTTGAAGGCAATTGAATTTATAAGTACGTCAATAACATCAATTCCAATGGGAGCTTTTCAGGATCTGCCAAGCCTAGAGAAGCTTGTTTTAAAagacaacaaaataaaatttttggAAAAAGGACTTTTCGATGGTCTTGAAAAGCTGAAGGAACTGGGCCTGAACATGAATGAAATTGTTTCAATTGATGAAGGAATTTTCGATCAGCTGGATGGCCTACAAGCACTTCATTTGGGCAGGAATACCATCACTTCTGTCTCCAAAGAGATGTTTGAAAAACTGAGTAAATTAGAAATCATCAGACTCTATGACAATCAGCTTAGCATCATTCCAGATGAGATCTTTAGTAATCTAACAAACCTTAAAGAGATTGCTTTACAGGGCAACAAAATCAGTGTTCTACCCCCAAAACTATTTCATAATAAACCtaatttgaaaaaaatatatttggaaGATAATCTATTGACTGAATTGCCTCATGAGATATTTATGAATCTTTCTTCATTGAAAACATTAAGACTTCAAAACAACCAACTAGTAAGTCTTCCACCTTTTCTCTTTGGGATGATGCCAAACATAACGGAGCTTGATCTCAGTGAAAACAACCTCGCTGCCCTTTCAAAAGATGTATTTGGCTCTATTGCAGAATCCAAAAACCTTGACAGACTTAAATTGTCCCGTAATAATTTGAAAAACCTCCCAGAAGGAATATTTGACTCTGTTTCTATCAGTCGAGTTCATCTGGAAAAAAACCCCTGGAACTGTGACTGCAAGTTCATACCTCTCTTCCAATGGATGAAACGAAACAAGTCAAATATATTTAGATTCTCAAGTCTTAAGTGTGCAAGCCCAGAACATTTAAAAGGACAAATTATTGAGTCCCTAAAAGAGGACCAGCTGGTATGTACGTTTACTTTGCCTCCCACGACAACAATCAGCATGTTTAACACCACCTAA
- the LOC125747758 gene encoding leucine-rich repeat-containing protein 15-like — translation MSQQFDLPRSGRPSKFSPSVRLTARDLNLQANMNYQIYILLLPALYDVCLCCSAGKEANKVCYKDSVTKIPETLDSNITSISFFKSKIFTIPPRAFINMSHIENLEFLSTPTTTIEAGAFEGLHNLKAIEFISTSITSIPIGAFQDLPSLEKLVLKDNKIKFLEKGLFDGLEKLKELGLNRNEIVSIDEGIFDELDGLQTLHLGRNTITSVSKEMFEKLSKLEIIRLYANQLSIIPDEIFSNLTNLKEIALQGNKISHAHTHNVNHCNYGHNNGNDAIDSHSFNNYA, via the exons TGTTCGGCTAACTGCAAGAGACTTAAACTTACAG GCAAATATGAATTATCAAATCTACATTCTCCTTCTGCCTGCGTTGTATGACGTGTGCCTGTGTTGTTCAGCTGGAAAAGAGGCCAATAAAGTTTGCTATAAGGACTCGGTAACCAAAATCCCAGAGACTTTGGACAGCAACATCACTAGTATATCCtttttcaaaagcaaaataTTCACCATTCCGCCAAGAGCTTTTATCAATATGTCTCACATAGAGAATCTGGAATTCCTTTCTACTCCTACCACAACCATCGAGGCAGGTGCATTTGAAGGTTTACATAACTTGAAGGCAATTGAATTTATAAGTACGTCAATAACATCAATTCCGATCGGAGCTTTTCAGGATCTGCCAAGCCTAGAGAAGCTTGTTTTAAAagacaacaaaataaaatttttggAAAAAGGACTTTTCGATGGTCTTGAAAAGCTGAAGGAACTGGGCCTGAACAGGAATGAAATTGTTTCAATTGATGAAGGAATTTTCGATGAGCTTGATGGCCTACAAACACTTCATTTGGGCAGGAATACCATCACTTCTGTCTCCAAAGAGATGTTTGAAAAACTGAGTAAATTAGAAATCATCAGACTCTATGCCAATCAGCTTAGCATCATTCCAGATGAGATCTTTAGTAATCTAACAAACCTTAAAGAGATTGCTTTACAGGGCAACAAAATCAGT CATGCTCACACCCACAATGTCAACCACTGCAACTACGGCCACAACAATGGGAACGATGCAATCGACAGCCACAGTTTTAACAACTACGCCTAG